One genomic segment of Helianthus annuus cultivar XRQ/B chromosome 14, HanXRQr2.0-SUNRISE, whole genome shotgun sequence includes these proteins:
- the LOC110904217 gene encoding nucleobase-ascorbate transporter 12 — protein MAQSSDPNNRPKPGPLPPAPHSNDPPAIPPSSWAKRTGFRPRFSGETNATDSGPISNPPAPKPAVNGIAAQPANAQVQVQGQGDKDQAVKKRREGEGRLPRKPGVNRQANNAVAEAPAAPAVQPSRRGVRNGDVENPVPRMVNDEFVSRQAHMKYELRDTPGLVPIGFYGFQHYLSMMGSLILIPLVIVPAMGGDHEDMSMVVSTVLFVSGITTLLQANFGSRLPLIQGPSFVFLAPALAIIKSPEFLGLNGNNFKHIMKELQGAIIIASAFQALLGYSGLMTLLLRLINPVVVSPTVAAVGLSFYSYGFPQMGACLEIGMVQILLVIMFSLYLRKISLLGHRIFLIYAVPLGLAITWAMSFLLTEAGAYKYDGCDVNIPTSNMISDHCRKHVARMKTCRADASHALNSSPWFRFPYPLQWGIPVFNWKMAVVMCVVSVISSVDSVGSYHASSLLVASRPPTPGVVSRGIGLEGLCSVLAGLWGTGTGSTSLTENVHTIAVTKMGSRTAVELGAFILIILSLVGKVGGFIASIPQVMVAGLLCIMWAMLVALGLSNLRYSEAGSSRNIIIIGLSLFLSLSVPAYFQQYGLSPNSNSPVPTYFQPYIVASHGPFRSQYRGVNYVMNTLLSFHMVIAFIVAVVLDNTVPGSKQERGVYVWSEPDAARREPAVVKDYGLPFRVGKMFKWVRWVGL, from the exons ATGGCGCAAAGCTCCGACCCGAACAACCGTCCCAAACCCGGCCCATTGCCTCCTGCTCCACATTCCAACGATCCACCTGCAATACCTCCTTCTTCCTGGGCCAAACGCACCGGTTTCCGCCCTAGGTTTTCTGGAGAAACCAATGCCACTGATTCCGGTCCAATTTCAAACCCTCCGGCCCCGAAACCTGCGGTGAACGGTATTGCGGCGCAACCGGCTAATGCGCAGGTGCAGGTGCAGGGACAGGGGGATAAGGATCAGGCAGTTAAGAAGAGGAGGGAGGGTGAGGGGCGGTTGCCGCGGAAGCCTGGGGTTAACCGACAGGCGAATAATGCGGTTGCCGAGGCGCCGGCTGCTCCAGCGGTGCAACCAAGCCGGAGAGGGGTTAGGAATGGGGATGTGGAGAATCCGGTGCCGCGAATGGTGAATGATGAGTTTGTGTCTCGTCAGGCGCATATGAAGTATGAGCTTAGAGATACTCCTGGTCTTG TTCCAATTGGTTTCTATGGATTTCAGCACTATCTGTCGATGATGGGTTCGTTGATATTAATTCCGCTTGTGATTGTTCCGGCAATGGGGGGTGATCAT GAGGATATGTCAATGGTGGTCTCCACTGTGCTTTTTGTTTCCGGAATTACTACACTCTTACAAGCAAATTTTGGGTCAAGGTTACCCCTCATTCAAGGTCCATCTTTTGTCTTTCTTGCTCCGGCACTTGCGATAATAAAATCACCCGAGTTCCTTGGATTGAATGGAAAT AATTTCAAGCATATAATGAAGGAGCTACAGGGGGCTATAATTATCGCATCAGCTTTTCAAGCATTACTTGGATACAGTGGACTAATGACACTGCTCTTGAG ATTAATCAACCCAGTGGTTGTATCCCCAACCGTTGCTGCTGTAGGACTTTCATTTTACAGTTACGGTTTCCCACAAATGGGTGCATGTCTTGAAATCGGCATGGTCCAGATTCTATTGGTTATCATGTTTTCTCTA TACCTCCGCAAGATATCCCTCTTGGGCCACCGCATATTTCTAATCTATGCT GTACCACTGGGTCTTGCAATTACATGGGCTATGTCTTTCCTTTTGACTGAAGCCGGGGCCTACAAGTACGATGGCTGCGATGTAAATATACCAACTTCAAATATGATATCGGATCACTGTAGAAAACACGTGGCCAGGATGAAAACTTGTAGAGCCGATGCTTCTCATGCGTTAAACTCGTCCCCTTGGTTTAGATTTCCATACCCATTACAATGGGGCATTCCCGTTTTTAACTGGAAAATGGCTGTTGTAATGTGCGTGGTGTCTGTTATCTCTTCAGTTGACTCA GTCGGGTCATACCACGCATCGTCTTTATTGGTGGCATCTAGGCCTCCTACGCCAGGTGTTGTGAGCCGTGGGATCGGGCTTGAAGGTCTTTGTAGCGTCTTGGCTGGCTTGTGGGGCACTGGGACCGGTTCAACGTCTCTGACGGAAAACGTGCACACAATTGCCGTCACGAAAATGGGGAGTCGCACAGCCGTTGAGTTGGGAGCTTTTATTTTGATCATATTATCCCTAGTAG GTAAAGTAGGAGGGTTTATTGCGTCAATACCTCAAGTAATGGTTGCGGGATTGCTGTGCATTATGTGGGCCATGCTGGTAGCATTGGGCTTATCAAATTTGCGTTACAGTGAGGCCGGAAGCTCGCGGAACATAATCATCATCGGGCTTTCTTTGTTTTTATCGCTATCGGTTCCAGCCTATTTTCAGCAATACGGTCTCTCCCCAAATTCCAACTCACCTGTTCCTACTTACTTTCAGCCTTACATTGTTGCTTCTCACGGTCCCTTCCGTTCACAATATCGAGGG GTGAATTATGTGATGAACACATTGTTGTCGTTCCACATGGTGATAGCATTCATAGTAGCTGTAGTTTTGGACAACACGGTACCGGGGAGTAAGCAAGAACGAGGGGTGTATGTCTGGTCTGAACCAGATGCGGCTCGAAGGGAACCGGCTGTTGTTAAAGACTACGGGTTACCGTTTAGAGTTGGAAAAATGTTCAAATGGGTTAGATGGGTTGGGCTCTAG
- the LOC110907548 gene encoding uncharacterized protein LOC110907548, with translation MAQMKFPSKWRSWVMATLYSARASVLVNGSPTREFDCSRGLRQGDPLSPFLFVIVMEALTCVMKKVVSIDLFKCIDITARGPLSSHLIYANVMFMVNLAKCSIYGIRVREHEVQQMVSHLRCKQAPIKVLDALDKIRRVFFWGGSEEKAKMNWVAWEKTIAPVEYGGLGFGSIRDANLAMLAKWWWRFKTEKNSLWRRVIWAIHHNTRAWNDIPVKISIAGLWKSIISIRQFLLNADIDLRCAICASLVNGKNIQFWLDSWADPVPLYIKFSDLFKEERFKDYLVEDRLGFDESGPVFSWAWARPSLGDSEHVQLQQLEQMVSGLNMGSGRDCWTWKYDSNGIFNVAGIKKILSMANRVSPARVFEWNNWIPKKVAIVAWRAEMERLPTKCVRIEGCYDCACLYKLNI, from the exons ATGGCTCAGATGAAGTTCCCGAGTAAATGGAGGTCATGGGTAATGGCTACCTTGTACTCAGCTAGAGCTTCTGTTCTAGTTAATGGTTCACCAACTAGAGAGTTCGATTGCTCCCGTGGACTCAGGCAGGGTGATCCGTTATCACCTTTTCTGTTTGTAATAGTAATGGAAGCCCTGACTTGTGTTATGAAAAAGGTTGTTTCAATTGATTTGTTTAAATGTATTGATATCACCGCTCGAGGGCCGTTATCGTCTCACCTGATTTATGCTAACGTGATGTTTATGG TGAATCTAGCGAAGTGTAGCATTTATGGGATTAGGGTGAGAGAACATGAAGTTCAACAAATGGTGAGTCATTTGAGGTGCAAACAAG CACCGATTAAAGTATTGGATGCACTAGATAAGATTAGAAGGGTTTTCTTTTGGGGTGGCTCGGAAGAAAAAGCTAAAATGAATTGGGTAGCTTGGGAAAAAACGATTGCTCCAGTTGAATATGGGGGGTTGGGTTTCGGTTCTATTAGAGACGCCAACTTAGCTATGTTGGctaagtggtggtggaggtttaaaACAGAAAAAAACAGTTTGTGGCGAAGGGTAATTTGGGCAATACATCATAACACTAGAGCTTGGAATGACATTCCGGTTAAAATATCAATAGCTGGGCTGTGGAAAAGTATTATTAGCATTCGGCAGTTTCTTCTAAACGCCGATATTGACTTAAGGTGTGCTATATGTGCGAGTTTGGTAAATGGTAAGAACATTCAGTTTTGGTTAGATAGTTGGGCTGACCCAGTACCATTATATATAAAATTCTCTGATCTATTCAAAGAAGAAAGGTTTAAAGATTACTTGGTGGAAGATCGATTGGGTTTTGATGAATCTGGGCCGGTGTTCTCTTGGGCCTGGGCTCGACCAAGTCTCGGTGACAGCGAACATGTTCAGCTGCAACAGTTGGAACAAATGGTTAGTGGGTTGAATATGGGGTCGGGTAGGGACTGTTGGACCTGGAAGTATGATTCCAATGGAATCTTCAATGTGGCTGGAATTAAAAAGATCTTGAGCATGGCTAATCGAGTAAGTCCCGCAAGAGTATTTGAGTGGAATAATTGGATCCCAAAGAAGGTTGCTATTGTGGCTTGGAGGGCAGAGATGGAAAGGCTACCGACTAAGTGTGTTAGGATCGAAGGCTGttatgattgtgcttgtttgtataaattgaacattTAG